Proteins co-encoded in one Paracoccus aestuarii genomic window:
- the phnL gene encoding phosphonate C-P lyase system protein PhnL, translated as MIAVENLSKSFTLHNQGGAVIPVMAGAALHVGPGECVGLTGQSGAGKSTLMRMIQGNYLASGGSIRIAGTQLVGAEPRAITRLRRETLGHVSQFLRVLPRVPAVDVVAEPLRALGMPEVEARARAECLLWRLNIPRRLWGLSPTTFSGGEQQRVNIARGFVHHFPCLLLDEPTASLDAQNRDIVLTLIEEAKARGAAILGIFHDAPARDRVCDRLVDVTGFTPGRAA; from the coding sequence ATGATCGCGGTCGAAAACCTTTCCAAATCCTTCACGCTGCACAATCAGGGCGGCGCGGTGATCCCGGTCATGGCGGGCGCGGCCCTGCATGTCGGCCCCGGCGAATGCGTGGGCCTGACCGGCCAGTCGGGCGCGGGGAAATCCACGCTGATGCGGATGATCCAAGGCAATTACCTGGCCAGCGGCGGCAGCATCCGCATCGCGGGAACCCAGCTGGTCGGCGCCGAGCCGCGCGCCATCACCCGCCTGCGGCGCGAGACGCTCGGCCATGTCAGCCAGTTTCTGCGCGTCCTGCCCCGCGTGCCCGCCGTCGATGTGGTGGCCGAACCCCTGCGCGCCCTGGGCATGCCCGAGGTCGAGGCGCGGGCGCGGGCCGAATGCCTGCTCTGGCGGCTGAACATCCCGCGCAGGCTGTGGGGCCTGTCGCCCACCACCTTTTCGGGCGGTGAGCAGCAGCGCGTGAACATCGCGCGCGGCTTCGTGCATCACTTCCCGTGCCTTCTGCTGGACGAACCCACGGCCAGCCTGGATGCCCAGAACCGCGACATCGTCCTGACCCTGATCGAGGAGGCCAAGGCCCGCGGCGCCGCCATCCTGGGGATCTTTCACGACGCGCCCGCCCGCGACCGGGTCTGCGACCGGCTGGTGGACGTCACGGGCTTCACGCCGGGGCGCGCGGCATGA
- the phnK gene encoding phosphonate C-P lyase system protein PhnK, whose amino-acid sequence MSAPILSVRGVERRYGARIGCTGVGFDLWPGEVLGIVGESGSGKSTLLSCLAGLQRPDAGSVTYDGRDVLALPETERRRLARTEWAYVHQHARDGLRMGVSAGANVGERLMATGAGHYGDIRAAATDWLGRVEIAADRIDDRPTAFSGGMQQRLQIARNLVTGPRLVFMDEPTGGLDVSVQARLLDLLRGLVRDMGLSVVIVTHDLAVVRLLADRLMVMKSGRVVEQGLTDQVLDDPQHAYTQLLVSSVLQV is encoded by the coding sequence ATGAGCGCGCCGATCCTGTCGGTCCGGGGGGTGGAGCGGCGCTATGGCGCGCGGATCGGCTGCACCGGGGTGGGCTTCGATCTGTGGCCGGGCGAGGTGCTGGGCATCGTCGGCGAAAGCGGATCGGGAAAATCCACGCTGCTCTCCTGCCTGGCCGGGTTGCAGCGGCCCGACGCGGGCAGCGTCACCTATGACGGCCGCGACGTGCTGGCCCTGCCCGAGACGGAACGCCGCAGGCTGGCCCGCACCGAATGGGCCTATGTCCACCAGCATGCCCGCGACGGGCTGCGCATGGGGGTCAGCGCGGGCGCCAATGTGGGCGAGCGGCTGATGGCCACCGGCGCGGGCCATTACGGCGATATCCGCGCGGCCGCGACCGACTGGCTGGGCCGGGTCGAGATCGCCGCCGACCGCATCGACGACCGCCCCACCGCCTTTTCGGGCGGCATGCAGCAGCGGTTGCAGATCGCGCGCAATCTGGTGACCGGGCCGCGCCTCGTCTTCATGGACGAGCCGACGGGCGGGCTGGATGTCAGCGTGCAGGCGCGGCTGCTGGACCTGCTGCGGGGCTTGGTGCGCGACATGGGCCTGTCGGTGGTGATCGTCACCCATGATCTGGCGGTGGTGCGCCTGCTGGCGGACCGGCTGATGGTGATGAAATCGGGCCGCGTGGTGGAACAGGGCCTGACCGATCAGGTGCTGGACGATCCCCAGCACGCCTATACCCAGCTTCTGGTCTCCTCGGTCCTGCAGGTGTGA
- a CDS encoding alpha-D-ribose 1-methylphosphonate 5-phosphate C-P-lyase PhnJ, translating to MSDYNFAYLDEQTKRMIRRAILKALAIPGYQVPFASREMPMPYGWGTGGVQLTAACLTPDDRLKVIDQGADDTTNAVSIRKFFQRTAGVAVTEATREATLIQTRHRIPETPLTQGQILVYQVPIPEPLRFLEPRETETRKMHELEEYGLMHVKLYEDIARHGRIATSYAYPVKVEGRYVMDPSPIPKFDNPKLSDSPAIQLFGAGREQRIYALPPHTHVVSLDFDDHPFEASKPDEPCALCGATDSYLDEVITDDAGGRMFVCSDTDFCTTRRGAAA from the coding sequence GTGAGCGACTACAACTTCGCCTATCTGGACGAACAGACCAAGCGGATGATCCGCCGCGCGATCCTCAAGGCGCTGGCGATCCCCGGCTATCAGGTGCCCTTCGCCAGCCGCGAGATGCCGATGCCCTATGGCTGGGGCACGGGCGGCGTGCAGCTGACCGCCGCCTGCCTGACGCCCGATGACCGCCTGAAGGTCATCGACCAAGGCGCCGACGACACCACCAACGCCGTCAGCATCCGCAAGTTCTTTCAGCGCACCGCAGGCGTCGCGGTCACCGAGGCCACGCGCGAGGCGACCCTGATCCAGACCCGCCACCGCATCCCCGAGACGCCCCTGACCCAAGGCCAGATCCTGGTCTATCAGGTGCCCATTCCCGAACCCCTGCGTTTCCTCGAACCGCGCGAGACCGAGACCCGCAAGATGCACGAGCTGGAGGAATACGGGCTGATGCATGTCAAGCTCTACGAGGACATCGCGCGGCATGGGCGGATCGCGACCTCCTATGCCTATCCGGTCAAGGTCGAGGGGCGCTATGTCATGGACCCCTCGCCCATTCCGAAATTCGACAATCCCAAGCTGTCGGACAGCCCGGCGATCCAGCTTTTCGGCGCGGGGCGGGAACAGCGCATCTATGCCCTGCCCCCCCATACCCACGTCGTCAGCCTGGATTTCGACGACCACCCCTTCGAGGCCAGCAAGCCCGACGAGCCCTGCGCGCTCTGCGGTGCGACCGACAGCTATCTGGACGAGGTCATCACCGATGATGCGGGGGGCCGGATGTTCGTCTGCTCGGACACGGATTTCTGCACGACCCGCAGGGGGGCCGCGGCATGA
- a CDS encoding HAD-IA family hydrolase, producing the protein MTITTIVFDIGNVLVRWDAHQAFLPALKDRAAVDAFLARINFPARNLRADGGETFADLAAEIPDPDDRALFLSYLTGHAASIAEPIEGTWAILERLHARGLAIHAITNWSAETWPIGLATHPRLAQAFGVTVVSGLEGIIKPDPRIFAALCDRAGVTPAECLFIDDSPKNVAGAQAAGMQAHHFTTPEALEAALTARGLL; encoded by the coding sequence ATGACCATCACCACCATCGTCTTCGACATTGGCAATGTGCTGGTCCGGTGGGACGCGCATCAGGCCTTTCTGCCCGCGCTGAAGGACCGCGCGGCGGTGGACGCCTTCCTCGCGCGCATCAACTTTCCGGCCCGCAACCTGCGCGCCGACGGGGGCGAGACATTCGCCGATCTGGCAGCCGAGATCCCCGACCCGGACGACCGCGCGCTGTTCCTGTCCTATCTGACCGGCCACGCCGCCTCGATCGCGGAACCCATCGAGGGGACATGGGCGATCCTGGAGCGCCTGCACGCCCGGGGCCTTGCCATCCACGCGATCACCAACTGGTCGGCCGAGACCTGGCCCATCGGCCTTGCCACCCATCCGCGCCTGGCGCAGGCCTTCGGCGTCACCGTCGTCTCGGGGTTGGAAGGGATCATCAAGCCCGACCCGCGCATCTTCGCAGCGCTCTGCGACCGGGCCGGGGTCACGCCTGCCGAGTGCCTCTTCATCGACGACAGCCCCAAAAACGTCGCGGGCGCGCAGGCCGCAGGGATGCAGGCGCATCACTTCACCACGCCCGAGGCGCTGGAGGCCGCGCTGACCGCACGGGGGCTGCTGTGA
- a CDS encoding alpha-D-ribose 1-methylphosphonate 5-triphosphate diphosphatase: MTDTILANARLILPDEEIHGHLVLREGRIAEIGHGRSIPAGAIDCDGDLVMPGLIELHTDNLERHIEPRPGVDWPHASAIIAHDAELASVGITTVFDALRVGSVVTSNTAGYGEYARALADEILDLRAKGALRISHFLHLRAEICSQTLPEEMAKFGPHDRVGVVSLMDHTPGERQFRDISKLRDYVMGKKALTDAEFDQHIAEQQALRARVGDLHEATAVAEARRYGAVLASHDDTTAPQVAVSAGHGCHFAEFPTTFEAAQACRDHGIRVMMGAPNLIRGGSHSGNIAASELAEADLLDILSSDYVPSSLLSAAIALGDGWGDMARGIATVTQAPAAAVGLADRGRLAPGARADVIRVTRIGRTGALRGVWVQGRRV, translated from the coding sequence ATGACCGACACGATCCTTGCCAATGCCCGCCTGATCCTGCCCGACGAGGAGATCCACGGCCACCTGGTCCTGCGCGAGGGCCGCATCGCCGAGATCGGGCATGGCCGCTCCATCCCCGCGGGCGCCATCGACTGCGACGGCGACCTGGTCATGCCCGGCCTGATCGAGCTGCATACCGACAACCTGGAGCGCCATATCGAGCCGCGCCCCGGCGTCGACTGGCCCCATGCCAGCGCGATCATCGCCCATGACGCCGAACTGGCCAGCGTGGGCATCACCACCGTCTTCGACGCGCTGCGGGTGGGATCGGTCGTCACCTCGAACACCGCAGGCTATGGCGAATATGCCCGCGCGCTGGCGGACGAGATCCTGGACCTGCGCGCCAAGGGCGCCCTGCGGATCAGCCATTTCCTGCATCTGCGCGCCGAGATCTGTTCCCAGACCCTGCCCGAGGAGATGGCCAAGTTCGGCCCGCATGACCGCGTCGGCGTCGTCAGCCTGATGGATCACACGCCCGGCGAGCGCCAGTTCCGCGACATCTCGAAGCTGCGGGATTACGTGATGGGCAAGAAGGCCCTGACCGATGCGGAATTCGACCAGCATATCGCCGAACAGCAGGCGCTGCGCGCCCGCGTGGGCGATCTGCACGAGGCAACCGCGGTGGCCGAGGCCCGCCGCTACGGCGCGGTGCTGGCCAGCCATGACGACACGACCGCGCCGCAGGTGGCGGTCAGCGCCGGGCATGGCTGTCATTTCGCGGAATTCCCGACCACCTTCGAGGCCGCCCAGGCCTGCCGCGACCACGGCATCCGGGTGATGATGGGCGCGCCGAACCTGATCCGCGGCGGATCCCACAGCGGCAACATTGCCGCCAGCGAACTGGCCGAGGCGGATCTGCTGGACATCCTGTCATCGGATTACGTGCCATCGTCGCTGCTGTCGGCGGCGATCGCGCTGGGGGATGGCTGGGGCGACATGGCCCGCGGCATCGCCACCGTGACCCAGGCCCCCGCCGCGGCGGTGGGGCTGGCCGACCGGGGCCGGCTGGCCCCCGGCGCGCGGGCCGACGTGATCCGGGTCACCCGGATCGGCCGGACCGGCGCGCTGCGCGGGGTCTGGGTGCAGGGGCGGCGGGTCTAG
- a CDS encoding DUF1045 domain-containing protein has product MSDFTRYAIYYAPAHGAFAEAAAAWLGWDLAAGRAVAQPDLPGLPRGAAALTQAPRKYGFHGTIRAPFRPAIPEDRLIAGLDDLAAGLPPARCGALRLRDLHGFLALIPEDDAALSDLAAAVVQGSDPWRAPLTPEDIARRRPEALSPRQRALLDRWGYPFVMEEFRFHLTLTDRLDAAEAAAVAPVLRDWFAPVLPDPFIVTDLCLVAEDASGRFHLRHRATLSG; this is encoded by the coding sequence ATGAGCGATTTCACACGATATGCCATCTATTACGCGCCCGCGCACGGGGCTTTCGCGGAAGCGGCGGCGGCCTGGCTGGGCTGGGATCTGGCGGCGGGCCGGGCGGTCGCGCAGCCCGATCTGCCGGGCCTGCCGCGCGGGGCGGCCGCGCTGACGCAGGCGCCGCGCAAGTACGGGTTTCACGGCACGATCCGCGCGCCCTTCCGGCCCGCCATCCCCGAGGATCGGCTGATCGCCGGGCTGGACGATCTGGCGGCCGGGCTGCCGCCCGCGCGCTGCGGGGCGTTGCGGCTGCGCGATCTGCACGGGTTTCTGGCGCTGATCCCCGAGGATGACGCGGCGCTGAGCGATCTGGCGGCGGCGGTGGTGCAAGGCAGCGACCCTTGGCGCGCGCCCCTGACGCCCGAGGATATCGCCCGCCGCCGCCCCGAGGCCCTGAGCCCGCGCCAGCGCGCGCTGCTGGACCGATGGGGCTATCCCTTCGTGATGGAGGAGTTCCGCTTCCATCTGACCCTGACCGACCGTCTGGATGCAGCGGAGGCTGCGGCGGTGGCGCCGGTCCTGCGCGACTGGTTCGCGCCGGTCCTGCCGGATCCCTTCATCGTCACGGATCTGTGCCTGGTGGCCGAGGATGCCTCCGGCCGGTTCCATCTGCGTCATCGCGCGACCCTGTCGGGCTGA
- the phnN gene encoding phosphonate metabolism protein/1,5-bisphosphokinase (PRPP-forming) PhnN produces MIAAVVGPSGVGKDTLIEAARRVRPDLCLVRRVITRPSEAGGEDFEGVTPAAFAAMRVAGRFALDWQAHGLSYGIPRDQLAGPGPVIFNGSRAALPQAVARLPGLRVILITAPAALLTARLAARGREDAADIAARLERAGFAMPPGIAHLTILNDTTPEEGARRLLDALQPDRVAR; encoded by the coding sequence ATGATCGCGGCGGTGGTCGGCCCCTCGGGCGTGGGCAAGGACACGCTGATCGAGGCCGCGCGCCGGGTCCGGCCCGACCTGTGCTTGGTGCGCCGCGTCATCACCCGCCCCTCCGAGGCGGGGGGCGAGGATTTCGAGGGCGTCACCCCCGCGGCCTTTGCCGCCATGCGCGTGGCGGGGCGCTTTGCGCTGGATTGGCAGGCGCATGGCCTGTCCTACGGCATCCCGCGCGACCAGCTGGCGGGGCCCGGCCCGGTGATCTTCAACGGCAGCCGCGCGGCCCTGCCGCAGGCCGTGGCGCGTCTGCCCGGGCTGCGGGTGATCCTGATCACCGCGCCTGCCGCCCTGCTGACCGCCCGCCTGGCCGCGCGCGGGCGCGAGGATGCCGCCGACATCGCTGCCCGGCTGGAGCGCGCAGGTTTCGCCATGCCGCCCGGCATCGCGCATCTGACCATCCTGAACGACACGACCCCCGAGGAGGGCGCGCGCCGCCTGCTGGATGCGCTTCAGCCCGACAGGGTCGCGCGATGA
- the phnH gene encoding phosphonate C-P lyase system protein PhnH — MSHGFTDPARQSATAFRALMEAMARPGSIHTLSGAAAPGLSPAAATVLLLLADPTTPVHLAGGDPDLAAWLRFHAGCPLTGPEGAALALGRWPLDLDPLPKGLPDYPDRSATVIMELDRLDDDGPRLTGPGIRDHARLSLPATAPFVANRRLFPMGLDFIFTCGDRLACLPRSTRVEAA; from the coding sequence ATGAGCCACGGATTCACCGACCCCGCCCGCCAATCCGCCACCGCCTTTCGCGCGCTGATGGAGGCGATGGCCCGCCCCGGCAGCATCCACACCCTGTCGGGGGCCGCCGCGCCCGGCCTGTCGCCCGCCGCTGCCACCGTCCTGCTGCTGCTGGCCGATCCCACGACGCCCGTGCATCTGGCCGGGGGCGACCCGGACCTGGCGGCATGGCTGCGCTTTCACGCGGGCTGTCCGCTGACCGGCCCCGAGGGCGCCGCCTTGGCTCTGGGTCGCTGGCCGCTGGATCTGGACCCCCTGCCCAAGGGCCTGCCCGACTATCCCGACCGATCCGCCACGGTGATCATGGAGCTGGACCGGCTGGACGATGACGGCCCCCGCCTGACCGGGCCGGGCATCCGCGATCATGCCCGCCTGTCGCTGCCCGCCACCGCGCCCTTCGTGGCCAACCGGCGGCTGTTCCCGATGGGGCTGGATTTCATCTTCACCTGCGGCGACCGGCTGGCCTGCCTGCCGCGCAGCACCCGCGTGGAGGCCGCCTGA